Proteins from one Corvus cornix cornix isolate S_Up_H32 chromosome 19, ASM73873v5, whole genome shotgun sequence genomic window:
- the ALDOC gene encoding fructose-bisphosphate aldolase C codes for MTHQHPALTAEQKKELSDIALRIVAPGKGILAADESVGSMAKRLNQIGVENTEENRRLYRQILFSADSRVKKCIGGVIFFHETMYQKADDGTPFVQMIKDKGIVVGIKVDKGVVPLAGTDGETTTQGLDGLWERCAQYKKDGADFAKWRCVLKISEHTPSALAIMENANVLARYASICQQNGIVPIVEPEILPDGDHDLKRCQYVTEKVLAAVYKALSDHHVYLEGTLLKPNMVTPGHSCPTKYSPEEIAMATVTALRRTVPPAVPGVTFLSGGQSEEEASINLNAINTCPLVRPWALTFSYGRALQASALSAWRGQRDNADAATEEFVKRAEVNGLAALGKYEGSGDDSGAAGQSLYVANHAY; via the exons ATGACGCACCAACATCCCGCGCTGACGGCCGAGCAGAAGAAGGAGCTGTCGGACATCGCGCTGCGGATCGTGGCCCCGGGGAAGGGTATCCTGGCAGCCGATGAGTCCGTAG GGAGCATGGCCAAGCGCCTCAACCAGATCGGGGTGGAGAACACGGAGGAGAACCGCCGGCTGTACCGCCAGATCCTCTTCAGCGCCGACAGCCGGGTGAAGAAATGCATCGGAGGCGTCATCTTCTTCCACGAGACCATGTACCAGAAGGCTGATGACGGCACCCCCTTCGTGCAGATGATCAAGGACAAGGGCATCGTCGTGGGCATCAAG GTGGACAAGGGTGTTGTTCCTCTGGCCGGGACTGATGGCGAGACCACCACGCAGG GTCTGGATGGGCTGTGGGAGCGCTGTGCCCAGTACAAGAAGGATGGGGCAGACTTTGCCAAGTGGCGCTGCGTGCTGAAGATCAGCGAGCACACCCCCTCTGCGCTTGCCATCATGGAGAACGCCAACGTCCTGGCCCGCTACGCCAGCATCTGCCAGCAG AATGGCATCGTGCCCATCGTGGAGCCGGAGATCCTGCCTGATGGTGACCACGATCTCAAGCGATGCCAGTATGTGACGGAGAAG gtgctggcagctgtCTACAAGGCACTGAGCGACCACCACGTTTACCTGGAGGGGACCTTGCTGAAGCCCAACATGGTGACCCCCGGGCACTCCTGCCCCACCAAGTACAGCCCCGAGGAGATCGCCATGGCCACTGTCACCGCTCTGCGCCGCACCGTGCCCCCAGCCGTGCCAG GTGTCACCTTCTTGTCTGGGGGTCAGAGTGAGGAGGAGGCTTCCATCAACCTCAACGCTATCAACACGTGCCCGCTGGTGCGGCCATGGGCCCTCACCTTCTCCTACGGGCGGGCGCTGCAGGCGTCGGCGCTCAGCGCCTGGCGTGGGCAGAGGGACAACGCCGATGCTGCCACCGAGGAGTTTGTCAAGCGTGCAGAG gtGAACGGGCTGGCAGCGCTGGGCAAGTATGAGGGCAGCGGGGACGACTCGGGGGCCGCCGGGCAGTCCCTCTACGTGGCCAACCACGCGTACTGA
- the PIGS gene encoding GPI transamidase component PIG-S, with protein sequence MVAATVAAAIAADEAERARGRRAALSFATIAVVLGLPLWWKTTETYRAALPYADIDGLGQQPVQLVVPIAVVFGTGSVPADLPRPLPFRDVQEMEISVNLRTSVMSRYEMLYRSTTGQEEAALAAATAREADAALHPLQDTTLGSLTMYVVPETSSLLPQGINVYVGKHRSALVRAGGSLAALQAQLREVTQVMSFTASSIAAALSDRVPGGQLRPDARRYLKSSLGYEITFSLLNPDPKSHTVDWDIEGAVNRYVKPVLDKLSLVANFSVDSQILYYAVLGVTPRYDKESSSFLLSAHSLPHVINPVEARLGSSAASLYPVLNFLLYVPERSHSPLYIQDKDGAPVSTNAFHSPRWGGIMVYNVEAPASPQASLPLHVDVDMARVMEVFLAQLRLLFGLSREEVPPKFLLESPGNEGLADWELDHLLWAHTVENIATVSTTLTSLAQLLDKIGNIVIKDDVASEVYRAVASVQSAVTELSLGHLHAAFQASKEAVTSSERAFFDPSLLHLLYFPDDQKFAIYIPLFLPMAVPILLSLAKIVRETRQRTKEPTKMD encoded by the exons ATGGTGGCGGCGACAGTGGCGGCGGCCATAGCGGCGGATGAAGCAG AgcgggcgcgggggcggcgcgcCGCCCTGTCCTTCGCTACCATCGCcgtggtgctggggctgccgcTATGGTGGAAAACGACCGAGACCTACCGCGCCGCCCTGCCCTACGCGGACATCGATGGGCTCGGCCAGCAGCCG GTTCAGCTGGTGGTGCCCATCGCCGTGGTCTTCGGCACGGGGTCGGTGCCCGCGGACCTGCCGAGGCCGCTGCCCTTCAGGGACGTGCAGGAGATGGAGATTTCCGTGAACC TGAGAACCAGCGTCATGTCCCGCTATGAGATGCTCTATCGCAGCACCACGGGTCAGGAGGAGGCAGCGCTGGCTGCAGCGACTGCACGAG AGGCTGATGCTGCTCTGCACCCACTGCAGGACACCACGTTGGGCTCTCTAACCATGTATGTGGTCCCTGAAacctcctctctcctgcctcag gGCATCAATGTCTACGTGGGGAAGCACCGCAGTGCCCTGGTGAGGGCTGGGGGGAGCCTGGCTGCCCTGCAGGCCCAGCTCCGGGAGGTGACACAGGTGATGTCCTTCACGGCCAGCTCCATCGCCGCCGCCCTCTCGGACCGTGTGCCTGGTGGTCAGCTCCGCCCTGATGCACGGCGGTACCTGAAATCCAGCCTGG GGTATGAGATCACCTTCAGCCTGCTGAACCCTGACCCCAAGTCCCACACCGTGGACTGGGATATCGAGGGGGCTGTGAACCGCTACGTGAAGCCCGTCCTGGACAAACTGAGCTTGGTGGCCAACTTTTCTGTGGATTCACAG ATCCTGTACTACGCTGTCCTAGGAGTGACACCACGCTATGACAAGGAGTCCTCCAGCTTCCTCCTGAGTGCTCACAGCCTCCCGCACGTCATCAACCCCGTGGAGGCCCGGCTGG GCTCCAGTGCTGCCTCACTCTACCCCGTGCTGAACTTCCTGCTGTACGTGCCGGAGCGCTCCCACTCCCCCCTGTACATCCAGGACAAGGATGGAGCCCCAGTGAGCACCAACGCCTTCCACAGCCCCCGCTGGGGCGGCATCATG GTTTACAACGTTGAAGCCCCTGCTTCCCCCCaagcctccctccctctgcatGTGGATGTGGACATGGCACGAGTGATGGAGGTTTTCCTGGCCCAGCTCCG GTTACTCTTTGGGCTGTCTCGGGAAGAGGTGCCCCCCAAGTTCCTGCTGGAAAGCCCAGGGAATGAGGGGCTGGCTGACTGGGAGCTGGACCACCTGCTCTGGGCCCACACTGTGGAGAACATCGCCACCGTGTCCACCACCCTGACCTCACTGGCCCAGCTCCTGGACAAGATTGGGAACATTGTCATCAAGGACGATGTTGCCTCTGAG GTGTACCGGGCAGTGGCCTCAGTCCAGAGCGCTGTGACCGAGCTGTCCCTGGGCCACCTGCACGCAGCTTTCCAGGCCAGCAAGGAGGCCGTCACCTCCTCGGAGAGGGCCTTCTTTGACCCATCTCTCCTCCATCTCCTCTACTTCCCTGACGACCAGAAATTTGCCATCTACATCCCGCTCTTCCTGCCCATGGCTGTCCCAATTCTCCTGTCCCTGGCCAAGATTGTCCGGGAGACCAGGCAGCGTACGAAGGAGCCCACCAAGATGGACTGA